A single region of the Epinephelus fuscoguttatus linkage group LG14, E.fuscoguttatus.final_Chr_v1 genome encodes:
- the exd2 gene encoding exonuclease 3'-5' domain-containing protein 2 isoform X1 yields MSHRGPLTAVITTVLGATLGGLLIWRVYRTKRKRLPSVQKVADPVKAPCPVNKDFTAVECQYTKPPNVQEKEFKAVECQTTQQPPPVQIPSYEQLLGVKPVMVSSEEEWQQLWPLMEKELSVFPVLGLDCEWVKIKGVSVKGRTSAVSLLQMATYSGLCVLVRLLAFRSGQQPFPLSLMEVLRDPHVLKVGVGCYEDGKRLTRDYGLSLTCTVDLRYLALRQRQATVNNGLSLKSLAEDLLNVSLDKSLELRCSDWEADQLTLQQMTYAARDAQVSIALFLHLLGLHSEASPESPSGSSYSELASRCQGLVDVPFRGRGDGEDRTPDGERRRRTRKTPTYESPESGDQQVPDPRKNKRKPLGVGYSARKSPLYDNCFLHAPDGQPLCTCDKKKAKWYLDKGIGVLQSEEPFVVRLLFEPSGRPDSQQDYYLTAKENLCVVCGKADSYIRKNIVPHEYRRHFPTEMKDHNSHDILLLCTSCHAASNVHDSFLKQHLAEEFSAPQGCEEGVRLLEDSDRRRVRSAARALLTAREELPEQRREELQALIKSFLDMNEEQELTEEVVQQAGSLETRIFNEAYVPHGLKVVRASAEQGLRGLMDLERRWRQHFLTTMQPRHLPPLWSVDHNHSKFLRKYGEDLPIKLN; encoded by the exons ATGTCTCATCGAGGACCTTTAACCGCTGTCATAACAACAGTGCTCGGGGCGACCTTAGGAGGGCTGCTCATATGGCGAGTTTACCGAACAAAGAGGAAGAGGCTGCCTTCCGTCCAGAAGGTGGCTGATCCTGTGAAGGCTCCGTGTCCTGTGAACAaggattttacagctgtggAGTGCCAATACACCAAACCGCCAAATGTGCAGGAGAAGGAGTTTAAGGCAGTGGAGTGTCAGACCACACAGCAGCCCCCGCCTGTACAGATCCCGTCTTATGAACAGCTGCTGGGAGTGAAACCAGTGATGGTGAGCTCTGAGGAGGAGTGGCAGCAGCTGTGGCCCCTGATGGAAAAGGAGCTGTCAGTGTTCCCTGTGCTGGGGCTCGACTGTGAATGGGTAAAGATAAAAGGC GTGTCTGTGAAGGGCCGAACCTCTGCGGTGTCCCTGCTGCAGATGGCCACATATTCAGGTCTGTGTGTCCTGGTGAGGCTGCTGGCATTTCGCAGCGGCCAGCAGCCGTTCCCTCTCAGCTTAATGGAAGTCCTCCGAGACCCACATGTTCTGAAAGTCGGCGTCGGCTGCTACGAAGACGGAAAGCGTCTGACGCGCGACTACGGTCTGTCTCTGACGTGTACAGTTGACCTGCGCTATCTTGCCTTAAGACAAAG GCAGGCTACAGTGAATAACGGCCTCAGTCTGAAGTCTCTGGCAGAAGATCTGTTGAATGTGTCTCTAGATAAATCCCTGGAGCTGCGCTGCAGTGACTGGGAGGCAGATCAACTGACGCTGCAGCAG ATGACTTATGCTGCCAGAGATGCCCAAGTCTCCATCGCTCTCTTCCTTCATCTCCTCGGCCTCCACTCTGAAGCCAGTCCCGAATCTCCCAGTGGGAGCTCCTACTCTGAGTTGGCCTCCCGCTGCCAGGGTCTGGTGGACGTGCCCTTCAGGGGCCGAGGAGACGGAGAAGACAGAACTCCTGACGGAGAGAGGAGGCGGAGGACGCGGAAAACGCCCACTTATGAAAGCCCGGAGTCTGGAGATCAGCAAGTCCCAGACCCTCGAAAGAACAAGAGGAAACCGCTGGGTGTGGGTTACTCTGCCAG GAAGTCTCCTCTCTATGATAACTGCTTCCTCCATGCTCCAGATGGCCAGCCTCTGTGTACCTGCGACAAGAAGAAAGCCAAATGGTACCTAGATAAAGGAATAGGAG TGCTCCAGAGTGAAGAGCCTTTTGTAGTGAGGCTGCTGTTTGAGCCGTCAGGACGTCCCGACTCCCAACAGGACTATTATCTCACTGCAAAGGAGAATCTCTGCGTCGTCTGCGGGAAAGCTGATTCCTACATCAG GAAAAACATCGTGCCACATGAGTACAGACGGCATTTCCCCACCGAGATGAAGGACCACAACTCCCACGACATCCTGCTTCTCTGCACCAGCTGCCACGCCGCCTCAAACGTGCACGACAGCTTCCTGAAGCAGCATCTGGCTGAAGAGTTCTCTGCCCCTCAGGGCTGCGAGGAGGGAGTTCGCCTGCTGGAGGACTCGGACCGGCGGCGAGTGCGCTCGGCGGCTCGGGCTCTGCTCACCGCCAGGGAGGAACTGCCGGAGCAGCGGCGAGAGGAGCTGCAGGCTTTGATCAAGAGCTTCCTCGACATGAACGAGGAGCAGGAGCTGACGGAGGAGGTGGTGCAGCAGGCCGGCAGTTTGGAGACGAG GATCTTCAACGAGGCGTACGTGCCTCACGGTCTGAAGGTGGTGCGAGCCAGCGCCGAGCAGGGCCTGCGGGGCCTGATGGACCTGGAGCGCCGCTGGAGGCAGCACTTCCTCACCACCATGCAGCCTCGccacctccctcctctctggtcCGTCGACCACAACCACAGCAAGTTCCTCCGCAAATACGGAGAGGACCTGCCCATCAAACTCAACTGA
- the exd2 gene encoding exonuclease 3'-5' domain-containing protein 2 isoform X2, translated as MSHRGPLTAVITTVLGATLGGLLIWRVYRTKRKRLPSVQKVADPVKAPCPVNKDFTAVECQYTKPPNVQEKEFKAVECQTTQQPPPVQIPSYEQLLGVKPVMVSSEEEWQQLWPLMEKELSVFPVLGLDCEWVSVKGRTSAVSLLQMATYSGLCVLVRLLAFRSGQQPFPLSLMEVLRDPHVLKVGVGCYEDGKRLTRDYGLSLTCTVDLRYLALRQRQATVNNGLSLKSLAEDLLNVSLDKSLELRCSDWEADQLTLQQMTYAARDAQVSIALFLHLLGLHSEASPESPSGSSYSELASRCQGLVDVPFRGRGDGEDRTPDGERRRRTRKTPTYESPESGDQQVPDPRKNKRKPLGVGYSARKSPLYDNCFLHAPDGQPLCTCDKKKAKWYLDKGIGVLQSEEPFVVRLLFEPSGRPDSQQDYYLTAKENLCVVCGKADSYIRKNIVPHEYRRHFPTEMKDHNSHDILLLCTSCHAASNVHDSFLKQHLAEEFSAPQGCEEGVRLLEDSDRRRVRSAARALLTAREELPEQRREELQALIKSFLDMNEEQELTEEVVQQAGSLETRIFNEAYVPHGLKVVRASAEQGLRGLMDLERRWRQHFLTTMQPRHLPPLWSVDHNHSKFLRKYGEDLPIKLN; from the exons ATGTCTCATCGAGGACCTTTAACCGCTGTCATAACAACAGTGCTCGGGGCGACCTTAGGAGGGCTGCTCATATGGCGAGTTTACCGAACAAAGAGGAAGAGGCTGCCTTCCGTCCAGAAGGTGGCTGATCCTGTGAAGGCTCCGTGTCCTGTGAACAaggattttacagctgtggAGTGCCAATACACCAAACCGCCAAATGTGCAGGAGAAGGAGTTTAAGGCAGTGGAGTGTCAGACCACACAGCAGCCCCCGCCTGTACAGATCCCGTCTTATGAACAGCTGCTGGGAGTGAAACCAGTGATGGTGAGCTCTGAGGAGGAGTGGCAGCAGCTGTGGCCCCTGATGGAAAAGGAGCTGTCAGTGTTCCCTGTGCTGGGGCTCGACTGTGAATGG GTGTCTGTGAAGGGCCGAACCTCTGCGGTGTCCCTGCTGCAGATGGCCACATATTCAGGTCTGTGTGTCCTGGTGAGGCTGCTGGCATTTCGCAGCGGCCAGCAGCCGTTCCCTCTCAGCTTAATGGAAGTCCTCCGAGACCCACATGTTCTGAAAGTCGGCGTCGGCTGCTACGAAGACGGAAAGCGTCTGACGCGCGACTACGGTCTGTCTCTGACGTGTACAGTTGACCTGCGCTATCTTGCCTTAAGACAAAG GCAGGCTACAGTGAATAACGGCCTCAGTCTGAAGTCTCTGGCAGAAGATCTGTTGAATGTGTCTCTAGATAAATCCCTGGAGCTGCGCTGCAGTGACTGGGAGGCAGATCAACTGACGCTGCAGCAG ATGACTTATGCTGCCAGAGATGCCCAAGTCTCCATCGCTCTCTTCCTTCATCTCCTCGGCCTCCACTCTGAAGCCAGTCCCGAATCTCCCAGTGGGAGCTCCTACTCTGAGTTGGCCTCCCGCTGCCAGGGTCTGGTGGACGTGCCCTTCAGGGGCCGAGGAGACGGAGAAGACAGAACTCCTGACGGAGAGAGGAGGCGGAGGACGCGGAAAACGCCCACTTATGAAAGCCCGGAGTCTGGAGATCAGCAAGTCCCAGACCCTCGAAAGAACAAGAGGAAACCGCTGGGTGTGGGTTACTCTGCCAG GAAGTCTCCTCTCTATGATAACTGCTTCCTCCATGCTCCAGATGGCCAGCCTCTGTGTACCTGCGACAAGAAGAAAGCCAAATGGTACCTAGATAAAGGAATAGGAG TGCTCCAGAGTGAAGAGCCTTTTGTAGTGAGGCTGCTGTTTGAGCCGTCAGGACGTCCCGACTCCCAACAGGACTATTATCTCACTGCAAAGGAGAATCTCTGCGTCGTCTGCGGGAAAGCTGATTCCTACATCAG GAAAAACATCGTGCCACATGAGTACAGACGGCATTTCCCCACCGAGATGAAGGACCACAACTCCCACGACATCCTGCTTCTCTGCACCAGCTGCCACGCCGCCTCAAACGTGCACGACAGCTTCCTGAAGCAGCATCTGGCTGAAGAGTTCTCTGCCCCTCAGGGCTGCGAGGAGGGAGTTCGCCTGCTGGAGGACTCGGACCGGCGGCGAGTGCGCTCGGCGGCTCGGGCTCTGCTCACCGCCAGGGAGGAACTGCCGGAGCAGCGGCGAGAGGAGCTGCAGGCTTTGATCAAGAGCTTCCTCGACATGAACGAGGAGCAGGAGCTGACGGAGGAGGTGGTGCAGCAGGCCGGCAGTTTGGAGACGAG GATCTTCAACGAGGCGTACGTGCCTCACGGTCTGAAGGTGGTGCGAGCCAGCGCCGAGCAGGGCCTGCGGGGCCTGATGGACCTGGAGCGCCGCTGGAGGCAGCACTTCCTCACCACCATGCAGCCTCGccacctccctcctctctggtcCGTCGACCACAACCACAGCAAGTTCCTCCGCAAATACGGAGAGGACCTGCCCATCAAACTCAACTGA